In the Streptomyces sp. cg36 genome, one interval contains:
- a CDS encoding protocatechuate 3,4-dioxygenase subunit alpha, which yields MKPPPPAARPTPAQTIGPFYGHALPFPGGAAMAPPGHPDTVTLHGHVYDGGGEPVPDALLEFWQPAPDASRRGRPGSLGRDGIAFTGFGRVPTDAAGHWTLRTLPPGGVPYLSVAVFARGLRHHLFTRVYLTPGPDHLLDSLEPELRRTLLARPDPAARGHRFDIHLRGEKETVFLEFR from the coding sequence ATGAAACCACCCCCACCGGCGGCGCGCCCCACCCCCGCCCAGACCATCGGCCCCTTCTACGGCCACGCCCTGCCCTTCCCGGGCGGCGCCGCGATGGCCCCGCCCGGCCACCCCGACACCGTCACCCTGCACGGACACGTCTACGACGGCGGGGGCGAGCCGGTGCCGGACGCGCTCCTGGAGTTCTGGCAGCCCGCGCCCGACGCGTCCCGGCGCGGCCGGCCCGGCTCGCTCGGCCGCGACGGCATCGCCTTCACGGGCTTCGGCCGGGTCCCCACGGACGCGGCCGGCCACTGGACCCTGCGCACCCTGCCGCCGGGCGGCGTGCCCTACCTCTCGGTCGCCGTCTTCGCCCGGGGACTGCGCCACCACCTGTTCACCCGGGTGTATCTGACGCCGGGTCCGGACCATCTGCTGGACTCCCTGGAGCCGGAGCTGCGCCGCACCCTGCTCGCCCGGCCCGACCCCGCCGCCCGGGGCCACCGCTTCGACATCCACCTCCGGGGCGAGAAGGAGACGGTCTTCCTTGAGTTCCGCTGA
- the pcaH gene encoding protocatechuate 3,4-dioxygenase subunit beta yields the protein MPGTIPPYEGEPLRHPARAPVPVLDPDAVELWGPVFGPADVGVLDHDLTARHRGEPLGERITVSGRVLDGRGRPVAGQLAEIWQANSAGRYAHDRDRHHAPLDPHFTGVGRTLTDADGRYSFTTIRPGAYPWDHYPGAWRPAHIHFSLFGTAFTQRLVTQMYFPGDPLLALDPILDSVGDRARNRLVAAYDPQLSRPEHSLGYRWDIVLDGPAATAFEGGAR from the coding sequence ATGCCGGGCACGATCCCCCCGTACGAGGGCGAGCCCCTGCGCCACCCCGCGCGCGCACCCGTACCGGTGCTCGACCCGGACGCCGTGGAGCTGTGGGGGCCGGTCTTCGGCCCCGCCGACGTGGGCGTCCTCGACCACGACCTGACCGCACGCCACCGGGGCGAGCCGCTCGGCGAGCGCATCACCGTCAGCGGGCGGGTCCTGGACGGCCGGGGGCGGCCGGTGGCCGGGCAGCTGGCCGAGATCTGGCAGGCCAATTCGGCCGGGCGCTACGCCCACGACCGCGATCGCCACCACGCGCCCCTGGACCCCCACTTCACCGGGGTGGGCCGCACCCTCACCGACGCGGACGGCCGGTACAGCTTCACCACCATCAGACCCGGCGCCTACCCGTGGGACCACTACCCCGGCGCCTGGCGCCCCGCGCACATCCACTTCTCGCTCTTCGGCACCGCCTTCACCCAGCGCCTGGTCACCCAGATGTACTTCCCCGGCGACCCGCTGCTCGCCCTCGACCCGATCCTCGACTCGGTGGGCGACCGGGCGCGCAACCGTCTGGTGGCGGCCTACGACCCGCAACTCTCGCGCCCGGAGCACTCGTTGGGCTACCGCTGGGACATCGTGCTGGACGGCCCGGCGGCCACCGCGTTCGAGGGGGGCGCCCGATGA
- a CDS encoding CoA-transferase subunit beta: MRPGPGRDPRAADAVLEVNAARALAHARTCFVGIGLPSTAANLARRVHNPGLVLVYESGAIGAKPSRLPLSIGDGELAETADAVVPVPELFAYWLQGGRIDVGFLGAAQLDRYANINTTRVAGGPGRPDVRLPGAGGAPEIAAHCGEVLIVLRHSPRAFVEHLDHITTLGHGGGPGDRARHGLRGRGPTAVITDLGILRPDPATAELVLVCVHPGVTVEQVRAATGWRLRTAERVEVTEPPTETELVELNALKSA; encoded by the coding sequence ATGAGGCCGGGACCGGGCCGGGACCCGCGCGCCGCCGACGCGGTGCTGGAGGTCAACGCGGCGCGGGCGCTCGCGCACGCGCGGACCTGCTTCGTCGGGATCGGCCTGCCGTCCACGGCGGCCAATCTCGCCCGGCGCGTCCACAACCCCGGCCTGGTCCTCGTCTACGAGTCCGGCGCGATCGGCGCCAAGCCGTCCCGGCTGCCGCTCTCCATCGGCGACGGCGAACTCGCCGAGACCGCCGACGCGGTCGTCCCGGTCCCCGAGCTGTTCGCCTACTGGCTCCAGGGCGGCCGGATCGACGTCGGCTTCCTCGGCGCCGCCCAGCTCGACCGGTACGCCAACATCAACACGACCCGGGTGGCCGGCGGCCCCGGCCGCCCGGACGTGCGGCTGCCGGGCGCGGGCGGCGCGCCCGAGATCGCGGCGCACTGCGGCGAAGTGCTGATCGTGCTGCGGCACTCGCCGCGCGCCTTCGTCGAACACCTCGACCACATCACCACACTGGGCCACGGCGGCGGCCCCGGCGACCGGGCCCGCCACGGGCTGCGCGGCCGGGGCCCGACCGCCGTCATCACCGACCTCGGCATCCTGCGCCCGGACCCGGCCACCGCCGAACTGGTCCTGGTGTGCGTGCACCCCGGGGTCACCGTCGAGCAGGTGCGCGCCGCGACCGGCTGGCGGCTGCGGACGGCCGAGCGGGTGGAGGTGACCGAGCCGCCCACCGAGACCGAACTGGTGGAGCTGAACGCACTGAAGTCGGCCTGA